One genomic window of Halorhabdus sp. CBA1104 includes the following:
- the npdG gene encoding NADPH-dependent F420 reductase has translation MRVAILGGTGDVGEGLALRWAHDTDHQLVIGSRDAERARSAADEYETELADQGLDVTIEGLANEAAVTGADVVVTAVPAYHLVETIEAVRDDLAAGTVLVSPAVGMKRDEAGMHYNRPGAGSVTALAADAAPADVPVVGAFHNLAAGRLADLDAELSIDVLLVGNDDDALGTVASLTEAIDGLRALHAGPIDNAAEVESVTPLLINLAQYNDDHHDVGARFE, from the coding sequence ATGCGAGTTGCGATTCTCGGCGGAACCGGTGACGTTGGGGAAGGCCTCGCCCTCCGGTGGGCGCACGACACCGACCACCAGCTTGTCATCGGTTCCCGCGATGCCGAACGAGCCAGGAGCGCTGCGGACGAATACGAGACGGAACTGGCCGACCAGGGCCTGGACGTGACCATCGAGGGACTGGCTAACGAAGCGGCCGTGACGGGTGCCGACGTGGTTGTCACAGCGGTCCCGGCTTACCACCTCGTCGAGACGATCGAAGCCGTCAGAGACGATCTCGCAGCTGGGACGGTACTGGTCAGTCCGGCCGTGGGGATGAAACGGGACGAAGCCGGCATGCACTACAACCGGCCGGGTGCCGGCAGCGTCACGGCGCTTGCGGCCGACGCTGCGCCGGCAGATGTCCCCGTCGTCGGGGCGTTCCACAACCTGGCTGCCGGCCGGCTGGCAGATCTGGACGCCGAGCTCTCCATCGACGTGTTGCTGGTTGGTAACGACGACGATGCACTGGGGACGGTCGCGTCGCTGACCGAGGCTATCGATGGGCTCCGAGCGTTACACGCCGGTCCCATCGACAACGCGGCCGAGGTCGAGTCAGTGACGCCGCTGTTGATCAATCTGGCCCAGTACAACGACGACCACCACGACGTAGGCGCCCGCTTCGAGTAG
- the brz gene encoding transcriptional regulator Brz, giving the protein MAIETLACPECGAELQMGLPRNSTVRSVAPEPREEPADDRIKERENTCPNGHRLYVTFEF; this is encoded by the coding sequence AACCCTCGCTTGCCCGGAGTGCGGTGCCGAACTCCAGATGGGACTGCCCCGGAATTCGACAGTGCGGTCGGTCGCCCCTGAACCGCGAGAGGAGCCAGCCGACGATCGCATCAAGGAGCGTGAAAATACCTGCCCGAACGGGCACCGGCTGTACGTCACCTTCGAGTTTTGA
- a CDS encoding co-chaperone YbbN → MSVTLKDFQADWCGPCKTQDPILEDLKDDWPDVEFEKIDVDENQDVANEYQVRSLPTLIIEDDDGIVERFIGVTQADDIESALEEAST, encoded by the coding sequence ATGTCCGTCACTCTCAAGGACTTTCAAGCAGACTGGTGTGGCCCGTGTAAGACCCAGGATCCGATCCTCGAAGACCTCAAAGACGACTGGCCGGACGTCGAGTTCGAGAAGATCGACGTCGACGAGAACCAAGACGTCGCCAACGAGTATCAAGTGCGGTCGCTGCCGACCCTGATCATCGAAGACGACGACGGCATCGTCGAGCGATTCATCGGCGTCACGCAGGCCGACGATATCGAATCGGCTCTCGAAGAGGCGTCCACGTAG
- a CDS encoding TIGR00266 family protein has protein sequence MDHEIEHRPSYALLSVELDQSEQVQAEAGAMVSHTDGIEIETGAQGGIVDSLKRKAFGGESFFMNTFTAERPGHVTLAPPLPGDVVDKDLQSERLLVQSGSFLAAQSGVDIDTQFGGGRTFFGGEGLFLLELSGTGRAFLSSYGAIERVDLDPGETYTVDTGHIVAFEGSTSFDVRKVGGLKSTLFSGEGLVCEFEGQGSVWLQTRSTDAFLSWLIPNLPSGDGGDHDSGFSVDF, from the coding sequence ATGGATCACGAAATCGAGCATCGGCCCTCGTATGCGCTCCTCTCGGTCGAACTCGACCAGAGCGAGCAAGTGCAGGCCGAAGCCGGCGCGATGGTCAGTCACACAGACGGCATCGAGATCGAAACCGGTGCGCAGGGCGGGATCGTCGATTCGCTGAAACGCAAGGCCTTCGGTGGGGAGTCGTTCTTTATGAACACGTTCACCGCCGAGCGGCCGGGCCACGTCACGCTCGCGCCGCCACTACCTGGCGATGTCGTCGACAAGGACCTCCAGAGTGAACGTCTGCTCGTCCAGTCGGGGTCGTTCCTGGCTGCCCAATCCGGAGTCGACATCGATACGCAGTTTGGCGGCGGACGGACGTTTTTCGGCGGTGAAGGGCTGTTCCTGTTGGAACTGTCTGGGACCGGCCGGGCCTTCCTGTCGAGTTACGGTGCGATCGAGCGCGTCGATCTCGACCCGGGAGAAACCTACACGGTCGACACTGGCCACATCGTCGCCTTCGAGGGCTCGACGAGCTTCGATGTCCGGAAAGTCGGTGGCCTCAAGTCGACGCTATTCAGCGGCGAGGGGCTGGTCTGTGAGTTCGAAGGCCAGGGCTCGGTCTGGTTGCAGACCCGCAGTACCGACGCTTTCCTCTCGTGGCTGATTCCGAACCTCCCGTCCGGAGACGGCGGCGATCACGACAGTGGGTTCAGCGTCGACTTCTAA
- a CDS encoding preprotein translocase subunit Sec61beta — protein sequence MSSNDGGGLMSSAGLVRYFDAEDRNAITIDPKTIVAFGALFGVLVIVLNIVA from the coding sequence ATGAGCAGCAACGACGGCGGCGGCCTGATGTCGAGTGCCGGTCTCGTCCGGTATTTCGACGCCGAAGACCGTAACGCAATCACGATCGATCCCAAGACGATTGTCGCCTTTGGTGCACTGTTTGGCGTGCTGGTTATCGTCCTGAACATCGTCGCTTGA